Proteins encoded together in one Campylobacter peloridis LMG 23910 window:
- a CDS encoding acetyl-CoA carboxylase biotin carboxylase subunit, whose product MEIKRVLIANRGEIALRALRTIKEMGKKAICVYSTADKDALYLKYADASICIGNARSSESYLNIPAIISAAEISEADAIFPGYGFLSENQNFVEICAKHNIKFIGPSVAAMALMSDKSKAKQVMQRAGVPVIPGSDGALGGVEAAKKLAKEIGYPVILKAAAGGGGRGMRVVEDEKDLEKAYWSAESEAMSAFGDGTMYMEKYIQNPRHIEVQVIGDSFGNVIHIGERDCSMQRRHQKLIEESPAILLDEKTRKRLHETAVKAAKAIDYEGAGTFEFLVDKNLDFYFIEMNTRLQVEHCVSEMVSGIDIIEQMIKVAEGYPLPKQEEIKLKGHSIECRITAEDSKTFLPCPGKITKYVAPAGRNVRMESHCYQDYSVPPYYDSMIGKLVVWGEDRNTAIAKMKIALQELIVGGIKTTKDFHLAMMDNADFINNNYDTNYLSRH is encoded by the coding sequence ATGGAAATTAAAAGAGTTTTAATTGCAAATCGTGGAGAAATTGCATTAAGAGCTTTAAGAACCATTAAAGAAATGGGAAAAAAAGCAATTTGTGTGTATTCTACTGCTGATAAAGACGCACTTTATTTAAAATATGCTGATGCTAGTATTTGTATAGGTAATGCTAGAAGTTCAGAAAGCTATCTTAACATTCCAGCTATTATAAGTGCAGCTGAAATAAGCGAAGCTGATGCTATTTTTCCAGGGTATGGATTTTTAAGTGAAAATCAAAATTTTGTTGAAATTTGTGCTAAGCACAATATCAAATTCATAGGTCCATCAGTGGCTGCTATGGCATTAATGAGCGATAAAAGCAAAGCAAAACAAGTTATGCAAAGAGCAGGTGTGCCTGTTATACCAGGAAGTGATGGGGCTTTAGGTGGAGTTGAAGCAGCTAAAAAACTTGCAAAAGAAATAGGCTATCCAGTTATTTTAAAAGCAGCAGCAGGTGGTGGTGGCCGTGGTATGCGTGTGGTTGAAGATGAAAAAGATTTAGAAAAAGCTTATTGGTCGGCAGAAAGTGAGGCTATGAGTGCTTTTGGCGATGGAACAATGTATATGGAAAAATACATTCAAAATCCACGCCATATAGAAGTGCAAGTTATAGGCGATAGCTTTGGCAATGTTATACATATAGGCGAAAGAGATTGTTCTATGCAAAGACGCCATCAAAAACTTATAGAAGAATCTCCTGCGATTTTACTTGATGAAAAAACAAGAAAAAGACTCCATGAAACAGCGGTAAAAGCTGCTAAGGCCATTGATTATGAGGGTGCGGGAACTTTTGAATTTTTAGTAGATAAAAATTTGGATTTTTATTTTATAGAAATGAATACGCGTTTGCAAGTTGAGCATTGTGTTAGTGAGATGGTAAGTGGAATAGATATAATTGAACAAATGATAAAAGTAGCTGAAGGTTATCCTTTGCCAAAACAAGAAGAAATCAAACTTAAAGGGCATTCTATAGAGTGTAGAATTACTGCTGAGGATTCTAAAACTTTCTTACCATGCCCAGGAAAAATCACCAAATATGTAGCTCCAGCAGGACGCAATGTAAGAATGGAAAGCCATTGTTATCAAGATTATAGTGTTCCACCTTATTATGATTCTATGATAGGAAAATTAGTCGTTTGGGGTGAGGATAGAAATACAGCTATTGCTAAAATGAAAATAGCCTTACAAGAGCTTATCGTAGGTGGAATTAAAACGACAAAAGATTTTCATTTGGCTATGATGGATAATGCAGATTTTATCAACAACAACTACGATACAAATTATCTTTCAAGACATTAA
- the accB gene encoding acetyl-CoA carboxylase biotin carboxyl carrier protein: MTKEEIKELMQLFAEASISKIKIKEQDGFEIELEKDLCCELPTPTPVAPAPQPINVNVVNETKANSTSSNKPTINSPMVGTFYQAPSPGAAPFAKVGQTIKKGSTIAIIEAMKIMNEIEAEYDCRIVEVLVADGQPVEFGMPLFVVEKL, from the coding sequence ATGACAAAAGAAGAAATCAAAGAACTAATGCAACTTTTCGCAGAAGCAAGCATAAGTAAAATTAAAATAAAAGAACAAGATGGATTTGAAATAGAACTAGAAAAAGATTTATGTTGTGAATTACCAACCCCAACCCCAGTTGCTCCAGCTCCACAACCAATCAATGTAAATGTCGTAAATGAGACTAAAGCAAACTCAACCTCTTCTAATAAACCAACTATTAATAGCCCTATGGTAGGAACTTTTTATCAAGCTCCAAGTCCAGGTGCAGCACCTTTTGCTAAAGTGGGACAAACCATTAAAAAAGGAAGCACTATAGCAATTATTGAAGCAATGAAAATTATGAATGAAATCGAAGCTGAATACGATTGTAGGATAGTAGAAGTTTTAGTAGCTGATGGCCAACCTGTAGAATTTGGCATGCCTTTATTTGTGGTGGAGAAATTATAA
- the pseB gene encoding UDP-N-acetylglucosamine 4,6-dehydratase (inverting) has product MFNGKSILITGGTGSFGKTYTKTLLQKYKPKKIIIYSRDELKQFEMARKFNDACMRYFIGDVRDKERLSVAMKDVDFVIHAAAMKHVPIAEYNPMECIKTNINGAQNVIDACLENNVQKCIALSTDKACNPINLYGATKLASDKLFVAANNIAGNSHTKFSVTRYGNVVGSRGSVVPFFKKLISEGAKELPITDERMTRFWISLEDGVNFVLNNFEIMQGGEVFVPKIPSMKITDLAKTMAPNLNHKIIGIRAGEKLHEIMISSDDSHLTYEFEKYYAISPSIKFTNTETDFSTNAKGQKGKKVANGFSYSSDNNKEWISQEELLNIINHTELEK; this is encoded by the coding sequence ATGTTTAATGGAAAAAGTATTTTAATCACCGGTGGCACAGGAAGTTTTGGAAAAACTTATACTAAAACCTTACTTCAAAAATACAAACCCAAAAAAATCATCATTTACTCACGCGATGAATTAAAACAATTTGAAATGGCAAGAAAATTTAATGATGCTTGCATGCGTTATTTCATAGGCGATGTAAGGGACAAAGAAAGATTAAGCGTGGCTATGAAAGATGTAGATTTTGTAATACACGCAGCTGCTATGAAACATGTGCCAATTGCAGAATACAACCCTATGGAATGTATAAAAACAAATATAAATGGTGCGCAAAATGTAATCGATGCATGTTTAGAAAATAATGTTCAAAAATGTATAGCGCTTTCTACTGATAAAGCTTGCAATCCTATCAATTTATACGGAGCCACAAAACTTGCAAGCGATAAGCTTTTTGTAGCAGCAAACAACATTGCAGGAAATTCCCATACTAAATTTAGCGTTACAAGATATGGCAATGTAGTGGGTTCAAGAGGTTCTGTTGTGCCATTTTTTAAAAAACTCATTAGCGAAGGTGCCAAAGAACTACCTATAACCGATGAAAGAATGACAAGATTTTGGATATCTTTAGAAGATGGGGTTAATTTTGTTTTAAATAATTTTGAAATTATGCAAGGTGGAGAAGTTTTCGTCCCTAAAATTCCATCTATGAAAATAACAGACTTAGCAAAAACTATGGCACCAAATTTAAATCATAAAATCATAGGCATAAGAGCAGGTGAAAAACTGCATGAGATTATGATTTCAAGCGATGATAGCCATTTAACCTATGAATTTGAAAAATACTATGCCATTAGCCCAAGCATTAAATTTACAAATACCGAAACTGACTTTAGCACCAACGCAAAAGGACAAAAAGGCAAAAAAGTCGCTAATGGTTTTTCTTATAGTTCAGATAATAACAAAGAATGGATTAGCCAAGAAGAGCTTTTAAACATAATAAATCACACAGAGCTTGAAAAATGA
- the pseC gene encoding UDP-4-amino-4,6-dideoxy-N-acetyl-beta-L-altrosamine transaminase encodes MITYSHQSIDQDDIKAVIDALKDEFLTGGKKVEEFENALCEYVGVKYACVLNSATSALHLAYLSLNVENKIVLTTPITFAATANAALMANAKVEFIDIKSDGNIDPSKLEQRLNKNSDDIGAICVVDYAGNSVEMDEILTLAKKYNIPLIDDASHALGSIYKNEKVGSKADLGIFSFHPVKPITTFEGGAVVSNNEELIKKIKLLRSHGIYKKRLWDSDMIDLGYNYRLSDVACALGINQLKKLDKMIEKREEIASFYDEEFRQNPFFSTIKIKDYKKSSRHLYPILLYPEFYCQKEIIFEKLINAGIGVQVHYKPTYEFSFYKNLYKNLYLENADNFYKAELSIPCHQEMSLKDAKFIKEKLFEILQNSKKDCDV; translated from the coding sequence ATGATAACCTATTCTCACCAAAGCATAGATCAAGATGATATAAAAGCTGTAATTGATGCTTTAAAAGATGAATTTTTAACAGGTGGCAAAAAGGTAGAAGAATTTGAAAACGCACTTTGTGAATATGTAGGCGTAAAATATGCTTGTGTGCTAAATTCAGCAACTTCGGCTTTACATCTTGCATATTTATCTTTAAATGTTGAAAATAAAATAGTTTTAACAACTCCAATTACATTTGCCGCTACTGCAAATGCAGCTTTAATGGCAAATGCTAAAGTAGAATTTATAGATATCAAAAGTGATGGAAATATAGATCCATCTAAATTAGAACAAAGATTAAACAAAAATAGCGATGATATAGGTGCAATATGTGTTGTTGATTATGCTGGCAATAGCGTAGAAATGGATGAAATTTTAACACTAGCTAAAAAATATAATATACCTTTGATAGATGATGCAAGCCATGCTTTAGGAAGTATTTACAAAAATGAAAAAGTAGGAAGCAAAGCTGATTTGGGAATTTTTTCTTTTCATCCTGTTAAGCCAATTACTACCTTTGAAGGTGGAGCTGTAGTAAGCAATAACGAAGAATTAATCAAAAAAATAAAATTATTAAGATCTCATGGAATTTACAAAAAAAGACTATGGGATAGCGATATGATAGATCTAGGATATAATTATCGCTTAAGTGATGTAGCTTGTGCTTTAGGTATAAATCAGCTTAAAAAACTTGATAAAATGATAGAAAAAAGAGAAGAAATAGCTAGTTTTTATGATGAAGAATTTAGGCAAAATCCATTTTTTAGCACTATAAAAATCAAAGATTATAAAAAAAGCTCAAGACATTTATATCCAATATTGCTTTATCCTGAATTTTATTGTCAAAAAGAAATAATATTTGAAAAACTAATAAATGCTGGCATAGGAGTGCAAGTGCATTATAAACCAACTTATGAATTTAGTTTTTATAAAAATTTATACAAAAATTTATATTTAGAAAATGCTGATAATTTTTATAAAGCAGAGCTTAGCATACCATGCCATCAAGAGATGAGTTTAAAAGATGCAAAATTTATAAAAGAAAAATTATTTGAAATTTTACAAAATTCAAAGAAAGATTGCGATGTATAA
- the dcd gene encoding dCTP deaminase — translation MGLKADNWIKKMALEHNMIEPFCEANIGKGIVSYGLSSYGYDIRVGREFKIFTNVNSTVVDPKNFVEENVVDFVGDVCIVPANSFALARTVEYFKMPNDVLAICLGKSTYARCGIIVNVTPFEPGFEGHITIEISNTTPLPAKIYANEGIAQVLFLQGDEPCDVTYADKKGKYQAQTGITLPRILK, via the coding sequence ATGGGCTTAAAAGCAGATAATTGGATCAAAAAAATGGCATTAGAGCACAATATGATAGAGCCATTTTGTGAAGCAAATATAGGAAAAGGTATAGTAAGTTATGGGCTTTCAAGCTATGGGTATGATATAAGAGTTGGAAGAGAATTTAAAATTTTTACTAATGTAAATTCCACTGTGGTTGATCCTAAAAATTTCGTAGAAGAAAATGTAGTTGATTTTGTAGGTGATGTATGTATAGTGCCTGCAAATTCTTTCGCACTTGCAAGAACGGTGGAGTATTTTAAAATGCCAAATGATGTTTTAGCAATTTGTCTTGGCAAAAGCACTTATGCAAGATGTGGAATTATAGTCAATGTCACACCTTTTGAACCAGGTTTTGAAGGGCATATCACTATAGAAATTTCAAACACCACTCCCCTTCCTGCAAAAATTTATGCAAATGAAGGCATAGCTCAGGTTTTATTTTTACAAGGAGATGAACCTTGTGATGTAACATATGCTGATAAAAAAGGCAAATACCAAGCCCAAACAGGTATAACCTTGCCAAGAATTTTAAAATAA
- a CDS encoding DUF2172 domain-containing protein translates to MYNLAKKLFPICRSITGDGFRQSLKILDDAMGGGILKIHSIASGSKVFDWEVPAEWQINDAYIITPNGEKICDFKQNNLHVLNYSIGMDTELDLASLQEHLYSIEEMPDAIPYVTSYYKKRWGFCIKHEDRVKLKEGKYKVFIDAKHHENGVLNYADFIIPSTQNCKEEILISAYLCHPSMANNELSSPIVAAFLAKWLLEQKQRKYNYRFIFAPETIGSIVYINKHLKHLQKYTKAGFALSCIGDDNAYSLIHTPNENTIADKVALHTLKNKQNFKEFSFLYRGGNERQYCSPLVNLPVVGICRTRFGDYKQYHTSKDDLSFISEKGLQGGLNAMQEIIMNLEVNEIYKNTIICEPNLGKRGLYHTINTNSTNKRHLSADFLAYCDGKNDVLDIANKLNLQGYELKDLIEKLNENKLIKSI, encoded by the coding sequence ATGTATAATCTAGCTAAAAAACTTTTTCCTATATGTAGAAGCATTACAGGAGATGGCTTTAGGCAAAGTTTGAAAATACTTGATGATGCTATGGGAGGGGGTATATTAAAAATTCACTCTATAGCAAGTGGGAGTAAAGTATTTGACTGGGAAGTGCCGGCTGAATGGCAAATAAACGATGCTTATATAATCACTCCAAATGGTGAGAAAATTTGTGATTTTAAGCAAAATAATCTCCATGTTTTAAACTATAGTATAGGTATGGATACAGAACTTGATCTAGCAAGTTTGCAAGAGCACCTTTACTCTATAGAGGAAATGCCTGATGCTATTCCTTATGTGACTAGCTATTATAAAAAACGCTGGGGATTTTGCATAAAACATGAAGATAGGGTTAAACTAAAAGAAGGAAAATACAAAGTTTTTATAGATGCAAAGCACCATGAAAATGGAGTTTTAAATTATGCTGATTTTATAATACCTAGCACTCAAAATTGTAAAGAAGAAATTTTAATCTCTGCTTATCTTTGTCATCCATCTATGGCAAATAACGAACTAAGTAGTCCTATAGTAGCTGCATTTTTAGCTAAATGGCTTTTAGAGCAAAAACAAAGAAAATATAATTATCGTTTTATTTTTGCTCCTGAAACTATAGGTAGCATAGTTTATATAAATAAACATTTAAAACATTTACAAAAATACACAAAAGCTGGTTTTGCACTTTCATGCATAGGTGATGATAATGCTTACTCGCTTATTCACACACCAAATGAGAATACCATAGCCGATAAAGTTGCTCTACATACTTTAAAAAATAAACAAAATTTCAAAGAATTTAGTTTTTTATATAGAGGTGGTAATGAAAGACAATATTGCTCGCCTTTGGTAAATTTACCTGTAGTTGGAATTTGTAGAACTAGATTTGGCGATTATAAACAATATCACACAAGCAAAGATGATCTAAGCTTTATAAGTGAAAAAGGCTTGCAAGGTGGATTAAACGCTATGCAAGAAATCATTATGAATTTAGAAGTTAATGAAATTTATAAAAACACAATAATTTGCGAACCAAATTTGGGAAAGAGAGGATTATATCATACAATTAATACAAATTCAACAAACAAGAGACATTTGTCGGCTGATTTTTTAGCCTATTGTGATGGTAAAAATGACGTTTTAGATATAGCAAATAAATTAAATTTACAAGGCTATGAATTAAAAGATTTGATAGAAAAATTAAATGAAAATAAACTAATAAAATCTATATAG
- a CDS encoding acyl carrier protein: MQISMQNIKTLFENIGRFDIDENIQDLVDDDIIDSVDMMKLIMEIENFFNKPLNAKFITPNNFKNFQSIQQMLNQAMN, translated from the coding sequence ATGCAAATTTCAATGCAAAATATTAAAACTTTATTTGAAAATATAGGTAGATTTGATATTGATGAAAATATACAAGACTTAGTTGATGATGATATTATAGATAGTGTAGATATGATGAAACTCATAATGGAAATTGAAAATTTCTTCAATAAGCCATTAAATGCTAAATTTATCACACCAAATAATTTTAAAAATTTTCAAAGTATTCAGCAAATGCTAAATCAAGCTATGAATTAA